A genomic stretch from Pirellulales bacterium includes:
- a CDS encoding cbb3-type cytochrome c oxidase subunit I, translated as MSIVAKPAALERPYWTATLHDWVTTVDHKRIGVMYVLMAVVFLIIAGLEALAIRWQLFMPENTFLGPDRFNQFFTMHGTTMVFFVGMPILIGIANYIVPLQIGARDMAFPRLNAFGFWVTLFGGLLAYFSFCIPGGPPAIGWFAYAPLTERAFNRGAGVDFWTLGLLISGVGTIAAGVNFVATILTMRCPGMTLGKVPFFTWTILWTSVQILLAIPPLTAALIMVEFDRALGANFFNPQNDGSAYLWQHLFWFFGHPEVYILILPAFGMISEVIPVFSRKV; from the coding sequence ATGTCAATCGTTGCAAAACCCGCTGCACTGGAACGACCCTATTGGACGGCCACGCTACACGATTGGGTAACGACCGTCGATCATAAGCGCATTGGCGTGATGTACGTGCTGATGGCGGTCGTGTTTTTAATAATTGCCGGGTTGGAAGCGCTGGCCATTCGCTGGCAGTTGTTCATGCCCGAAAACACGTTTTTGGGGCCTGACCGGTTCAATCAGTTTTTCACGATGCACGGCACCACGATGGTGTTCTTCGTCGGCATGCCCATTTTGATTGGCATTGCGAATTACATCGTGCCGCTGCAAATTGGCGCGCGCGACATGGCGTTTCCACGGCTGAATGCCTTTGGATTTTGGGTCACGCTGTTCGGCGGCCTGTTGGCATATTTCAGTTTTTGCATTCCCGGCGGGCCGCCAGCAATCGGCTGGTTTGCTTACGCGCCCTTGACGGAACGCGCTTTCAATCGCGGGGCGGGCGTAGATTTTTGGACGCTAGGGCTGCTGATTAGCGGCGTTGGCACGATTGCGGCCGGCGTGAATTTTGTGGCCACCATTCTGACCATGCGCTGCCCAGGAATGACGCTGGGGAAAGTGCCGTTTTTCACGTGGACGATTCTGTGGACAAGCGTGCAAATTCTGCTGGCGATTCCGCCTTTGACTGCCGCGTTGATTATGGTCGAGTTCGATCGGGCCTTGGGAGCAAACTTTTTTAATCCACAAAACGACGGCTCTGCGTACTTGTGGCAGCATCTCTTTTGGTTCTTCGGTCATCCGGAGGTGTACATTCTGATTTTGCCCGCATTTGGCATGATTTCGGAAGTGATTCCAGTATTTTCCCGCAAAGTGTT